One window of the Oceanicaulis sp. genome contains the following:
- the glsA gene encoding glutaminase A, translating to MSDDPSTPLPAAAPATAPGAFRTRPAQFERDAAGDGARAEAADAIFAKLGRDGEVQAGDVLAALERAGLSANDPRLQGTRTALAGKRAFDQKGLAEALPADEARLVRAAVRGELAAGDFPRFRGTIENLFHFAAGDTKGKVASYIPELAKADPDAFALGCCTIDGQRFELGLREGDETRAFCLQSAMKPLNYALALELSGEALVHAHVGREPSGQGFNEITLDRKGRPHNPMINAGAILTSALIRPSCGIEERFDLIRRLWRSASAGEAPGFDEAVFESERAHADRNFALAYFMREHGCFPPEADMHAALELYFRCCSLTVDVRRLACAAATLANGGVCPVTERRVVGRQSVKAVLSLMLSCGMYDFSGEYAFTVGLPAKSGVSGALMIVVPGVAGFALYAPRLGVQGNSRRGVEFSRRLVEAFPWHVYAPIVQGP from the coding sequence GTGTCAGACGACCCATCGACGCCCCTCCCGGCGGCCGCGCCCGCCACAGCGCCGGGCGCGTTCCGCACACGCCCCGCCCAGTTCGAACGCGACGCCGCAGGCGACGGGGCGCGCGCCGAGGCCGCCGATGCGATCTTCGCAAAGCTCGGCCGCGACGGCGAGGTGCAGGCAGGGGACGTGCTGGCCGCGCTCGAACGCGCCGGGCTGTCGGCGAACGATCCGCGGCTTCAGGGCACGCGAACGGCGCTGGCCGGCAAACGCGCGTTCGACCAGAAGGGCCTCGCCGAGGCCCTGCCCGCCGATGAGGCACGGCTTGTGCGCGCCGCCGTGCGCGGCGAGCTCGCCGCGGGCGATTTCCCCCGCTTCAGGGGCACGATCGAGAACCTGTTTCACTTCGCCGCCGGCGACACGAAGGGAAAGGTCGCAAGCTACATCCCTGAACTCGCCAAGGCCGATCCCGACGCCTTCGCGCTGGGCTGCTGCACGATCGACGGCCAGCGTTTCGAGCTGGGGCTGAGAGAGGGCGACGAGACCCGCGCGTTCTGTCTTCAGTCCGCGATGAAGCCGCTGAACTACGCCCTCGCGCTGGAGCTTTCAGGCGAAGCGCTGGTGCACGCCCATGTCGGCCGCGAGCCGTCCGGCCAGGGCTTCAACGAAATCACGCTCGACCGGAAGGGCCGGCCCCACAATCCGATGATCAACGCCGGCGCGATCCTGACGAGCGCGCTAATCCGCCCCTCCTGCGGCATCGAAGAACGCTTCGATCTGATCAGGCGGCTCTGGCGCTCGGCGTCAGCGGGCGAGGCGCCGGGCTTCGACGAGGCGGTGTTCGAAAGCGAGCGCGCCCATGCCGACCGCAATTTCGCGCTGGCCTATTTCATGCGCGAGCACGGCTGCTTTCCGCCCGAAGCGGACATGCACGCGGCGCTCGAGCTTTATTTCCGCTGCTGCTCGCTGACCGTCGACGTGCGCCGGCTCGCCTGCGCGGCGGCGACGCTGGCCAATGGCGGGGTCTGCCCGGTCACCGAAAGACGGGTGGTGGGCCGGCAGAGCGTGAAGGCGGTGCTGTCGCTGATGCTCAGCTGCGGCATGTATGATTTTTCAGGCGAGTACGCCTTCACCGTCGGCCTGCCGGCCAAGTCCGGCGTCTCCGGCGCGCTGATGATCGTGGTGCCGGGCGTGGCCGGGTTCGCGCTCTACGCGCCGCGTCTGGGCGTTCAGGGCAATTCCCGGCGCGGGGTCGAGTTCTCCCGCCGTCTGGTGGAAGCTTTTCCCTGGCACGTCTACGCCCCGATCGTTCAGGGACCGTGA
- a CDS encoding class I SAM-dependent methyltransferase, translated as MSKDTVSFGYREVRREEKQGLVRRVFDSSARRYDLMNDLMSLGVHRVWKDIAVTKAGPRPGARLIDVAGGTGDLARAFLDRADAMGKRRGAAEKAEAVVADINEQMLLSGIGRGRRERLSWAVANAEILPFEDACADSVMIGFGIRNVTDRMAALKDMRRVLKTGGRFVCLEFSRPTTRALEKIYDAWSFNAIPALGGAIAKDRDSYQYLVESIRRFPHQSAFAAELEEAGFLKVEVTNLSGGIAAIHSGWKA; from the coding sequence ATGAGCAAGGACACCGTCTCTTTCGGCTATCGCGAGGTCCGGCGCGAGGAGAAGCAGGGCCTCGTGCGCCGCGTCTTCGATTCCAGCGCCCGGCGCTATGATCTGATGAACGACCTGATGAGCCTCGGGGTGCATCGGGTCTGGAAGGACATCGCCGTCACCAAGGCCGGCCCGCGCCCCGGCGCGCGGCTGATCGACGTGGCCGGCGGCACGGGCGATCTCGCCCGCGCCTTCCTCGATCGCGCCGACGCGATGGGAAAACGGCGCGGCGCGGCCGAAAAGGCCGAGGCGGTGGTCGCTGACATCAACGAGCAGATGCTGCTGTCGGGAATCGGCCGCGGCCGGCGCGAGCGCCTGTCCTGGGCGGTCGCCAACGCCGAGATCCTGCCGTTCGAAGACGCCTGCGCGGACAGCGTGATGATCGGCTTCGGCATCCGCAACGTCACCGACCGGATGGCGGCGCTCAAGGACATGCGGCGGGTCCTGAAGACCGGCGGGCGCTTCGTCTGCCTGGAATTCTCCCGGCCCACCACGCGCGCGCTCGAAAAGATCTACGATGCGTGGAGCTTCAACGCGATCCCCGCCCTGGGCGGCGCGATCGCAAAGGACCGCGACAGCTATCAGTACCTGGTGGAAAGCATCCGCCGCTTCCCCCACCAGTCCGCCTTCGCGGCCGAGCTGGAAGAGGCGGGCTTTTTAAAGGTCGAGGTGACGAACCTGTCCGGCGGCATCGCGGCGATCCATTCGGGCTGGAAGGCGTAA
- the mutM gene encoding bifunctional DNA-formamidopyrimidine glycosylase/DNA-(apurinic or apyrimidinic site) lyase, translated as MPELPEVETVRRGLRPAMDGRRIIAARTNRADLRFPFPARFAERLTGARVERLDRRAKYLLVRLDTGETLLMHLGMSGRFTITADDRSRQPGDFVYAPAANPAHDHVVFDMQGGAQVVYNDPRRFGFMDLFPTEAQDANKYLAGLGPEPDSNLFSAAHLSEAFAGRKSPVKAGLLDQSVVAGLGNIYVCEALWRARISPRRLCNSVAGARAERLAPAVRDVIAEAIAAGGSTLRDYAGADGAMGYFQHSFDVYGREGEPCRREDGGVIARIVQSGRSSFFCPLCQR; from the coding sequence ATGCCTGAACTGCCCGAAGTCGAGACCGTCCGCCGCGGATTGCGGCCGGCCATGGACGGCCGTCGCATAATCGCCGCACGGACCAACCGGGCCGATCTGCGCTTCCCCTTTCCCGCAAGGTTCGCCGAGCGGCTGACCGGAGCGCGGGTCGAGCGGCTGGACCGGCGGGCGAAATATCTGCTGGTCCGGCTCGACACCGGCGAGACGCTGCTGATGCATCTGGGGATGAGCGGGCGGTTCACGATCACCGCAGACGATCGCTCCCGCCAGCCCGGCGACTTCGTCTACGCGCCCGCGGCGAACCCCGCTCACGACCATGTCGTCTTCGACATGCAGGGCGGCGCGCAGGTCGTCTATAACGATCCGCGGCGGTTCGGCTTCATGGACTTGTTTCCGACCGAGGCGCAGGACGCCAATAAATATCTCGCCGGTCTCGGGCCCGAGCCGGACTCCAACCTGTTCTCCGCCGCACACCTGTCCGAAGCGTTCGCAGGCCGGAAGAGCCCGGTGAAGGCCGGCCTGCTCGACCAGTCGGTCGTGGCGGGGCTGGGAAACATCTATGTCTGCGAGGCGCTGTGGCGGGCGCGGATCTCCCCCAGAAGGCTCTGCAATTCCGTGGCCGGCGCGCGCGCCGAGCGCCTCGCCCCTGCGGTGCGGGACGTCATCGCCGAGGCGATCGCGGCGGGCGGGTCGACCCTGCGCGACTATGCCGGCGCTGACGGCGCCATGGGCTATTTCCAGCACAGCTTCGACGTCTACGGCCGGGAAGGCGAGCCCTGCCGCCGCGAGGACGGCGGAGTGATCGCCCGCATCGTGCAGTCAGGCCGGTCGAGCTTTTTCTGCCCGCTCTGCCAGCGCTGA
- a CDS encoding TraB/GumN family protein yields MLDRLKSAALRSAAAFATAAALAGAAQAQTDYAAIEADPALWAISDEDNTVYLFGTVHILPPELDWKTDEIRAAIDSADIVYFEADATSEAAQAEAQALIPQLGLNAPGVTLSSLISEEAKEDMAIIAGRLGAPAEALAAQMDPMQPWLASLTLAVLQIQAGGYDPQSGVEYAIADYVGEDAEYGYFETLEQQLRFFADMPMEIQIADFEVGVAQMVEDPDMLSELVQAWAVGDMDTVDRLMNEGMRDSSEELFQTLIVQRNEDWIPQIEAVLAGDQDAFIAVGAGHMPGDHGVIALLEAAGHTVERR; encoded by the coding sequence ATGCTCGACCGTTTGAAATCCGCCGCCCTGCGCTCTGCAGCCGCGTTCGCCACGGCCGCCGCGCTCGCCGGCGCCGCTCAGGCCCAGACCGATTACGCCGCCATCGAGGCCGATCCGGCCCTGTGGGCGATCTCCGACGAGGACAACACCGTCTATCTGTTCGGCACGGTGCACATCCTGCCGCCGGAGCTGGACTGGAAGACCGACGAGATCCGCGCCGCGATCGACAGCGCCGACATCGTCTATTTCGAAGCCGACGCCACCTCCGAGGCGGCCCAGGCCGAAGCCCAGGCGCTGATCCCGCAGCTGGGGCTGAACGCGCCGGGCGTCACGCTGAGCTCGCTGATCAGCGAGGAGGCCAAGGAAGACATGGCGATCATCGCCGGCCGTCTCGGCGCCCCGGCCGAAGCGCTCGCCGCGCAGATGGATCCGATGCAGCCCTGGCTCGCCTCGCTGACGCTCGCGGTGCTGCAGATCCAGGCCGGTGGTTACGACCCGCAATCGGGCGTCGAATACGCCATCGCCGACTATGTCGGCGAAGACGCCGAGTACGGCTATTTCGAGACCCTCGAGCAGCAGCTGCGCTTCTTCGCGGACATGCCGATGGAGATCCAGATCGCCGACTTCGAAGTCGGCGTCGCGCAGATGGTCGAAGACCCCGACATGCTGTCCGAACTCGTCCAGGCCTGGGCGGTCGGCGACATGGACACGGTCGACCGGCTGATGAACGAGGGCATGCGCGACAGCTCCGAGGAGCTGTTCCAGACCCTGATCGTGCAGCGCAACGAGGACTGGATCCCGCAGATCGAAGCGGTGCTCGCGGGCGACCAGGACGCCTTCATCGCGGTGGGCGCGGGCCATATGCCCGGCGATCACGGCGTGATCGCGCTTCTCGAAGCGGCCGGCCACACGGTCGAGCGCCGCTAG
- a CDS encoding enoyl-CoA hydratase: MAYNTIQTKTEGRVGVITLDRPKALNALCDELTGELSAALAAFERDEEIGCVVITGSAKAFAAGADIKELQEKDFVSLYKRDPFAETWESVARFRKPIIAAVSGYALGGGCEIAMMCDFIIASETAKFGQPEINLGVMPGAGGTQRLPRAVGKAKAMDLCLTGRMMNAEEAERAGLVARIVPADELMDVAMEAASTIASKSLPVAMMTKEAINTAFETGLAEGVRFERRVFMSQFALEDQAEGMAAFADKRAAHFKHR; encoded by the coding sequence ATGGCCTACAACACCATCCAGACCAAGACCGAAGGCCGTGTCGGCGTCATCACCCTCGATCGCCCCAAGGCGCTGAACGCGCTGTGCGACGAGCTGACCGGTGAACTCAGCGCCGCGCTCGCCGCCTTCGAGCGCGACGAGGAGATCGGCTGCGTGGTGATCACCGGCTCGGCGAAGGCCTTCGCCGCGGGCGCGGACATCAAGGAGCTGCAGGAGAAGGACTTCGTCTCGCTCTACAAGCGCGACCCGTTCGCGGAGACCTGGGAGAGCGTGGCGCGGTTCAGAAAGCCGATCATCGCGGCGGTGTCGGGCTATGCGCTCGGCGGCGGCTGCGAGATCGCGATGATGTGCGATTTCATCATCGCTTCCGAGACCGCCAAGTTCGGCCAGCCGGAGATCAATCTCGGCGTCATGCCGGGCGCGGGCGGCACCCAGCGCCTGCCGCGCGCGGTGGGCAAGGCCAAGGCGATGGATCTGTGCCTGACCGGCCGGATGATGAACGCCGAGGAAGCCGAGCGGGCGGGCCTGGTCGCCCGCATCGTGCCCGCCGACGAGCTGATGGACGTCGCCATGGAGGCGGCCTCCACCATCGCGTCGAAATCCCTGCCTGTGGCCATGATGACCAAGGAGGCGATCAACACCGCCTTCGAAACCGGCCTGGCTGAGGGCGTGCGCTTCGAGCGGCGCGTGTTCATGTCGCAATTCGCGCTGGAAGATCAGGCCGAGGGCATGGCCGCCTTCGCCGACAAGCGGGCGGCGCATTTCAAGCATCGCTAG
- the rpsT gene encoding 30S ribosomal protein S20 translates to MANTRSAKKMARKIERRTALNKARRSRMRTYVKKLHEAVSAGDQDAARTALRTAESEVMKAVSAGVIHKNTGSRTVSRLSARVKSMTAQ, encoded by the coding sequence ATGGCGAACACTCGCTCGGCGAAGAAGATGGCGCGCAAGATCGAGCGCCGCACCGCGCTCAACAAGGCCCGCCGCTCGCGGATGCGGACCTATGTGAAGAAGCTTCACGAGGCCGTCTCCGCCGGCGACCAGGACGCGGCCCGCACCGCGCTGCGCACTGCGGAGTCCGAGGTCATGAAGGCGGTCTCCGCCGGGGTCATCCACAAGAACACCGGGTCGCGGACGGTCTCCCGTCTCTCCGCCCGCGTGAAGTCGATGACGGCTCAGTAA
- the dnaA gene encoding chromosomal replication initiator protein DnaA has product MNGGRGAVGVWREVRATLRREFGDIVYASEIARLRVAEENGRVCVICPNEFSRSWVEDHLGARLRALWAAAEDTPRDIVIATEAGLAAALRPAVSAAAAAASRVRGADMARDTLQSGAATAALAGGEPVETRATRFTFDTFMVGSANIMAATAAKSIASAGAPHFNPVFFHGDYGVGKTHLLAAIAHAVELGESRRRALYLTAEEFLNGFQSALRARDVQPFKDLVRDCDVLLIDDVHFIAGKTATELEFLQTINALVAADKQVVLASHCAPAELNFNDRRLRDILSGGFACPLAGPDLDLRRKIVDCKIAQARGFWPDLDVPETVRDFLAARVTSSARELEGVLNNVIVRTAFLGHQVTLDAVEEALGELPVRSEKRVTVDDIQKATAAYFDIAVEDILSKRRTKTVVRPRHIAMYLAKTMTTRSLPDIGRRFGGRDHSTVIHAVTKMTEQMTSDAALAEDIEAVRRRLRG; this is encoded by the coding sequence ATGAACGGGGGCCGCGGTGCGGTCGGGGTCTGGCGCGAAGTGCGCGCCACGCTTCGGCGTGAGTTCGGCGACATCGTCTACGCATCCGAGATCGCACGGCTGCGCGTCGCCGAGGAGAACGGCCGGGTCTGCGTGATCTGTCCGAACGAGTTCAGCCGGTCCTGGGTCGAGGATCATCTCGGCGCCCGGCTGCGCGCGCTCTGGGCGGCGGCCGAAGACACGCCGCGCGACATCGTCATCGCCACCGAAGCCGGCCTCGCCGCCGCGCTGCGCCCGGCGGTGTCGGCCGCTGCGGCCGCCGCCTCGCGGGTGCGCGGCGCGGACATGGCGCGCGACACGCTTCAGTCCGGCGCGGCGACCGCCGCGCTCGCCGGCGGCGAGCCGGTCGAGACGCGCGCCACGCGCTTCACCTTCGACACCTTCATGGTGGGCTCGGCGAACATCATGGCCGCCACCGCCGCGAAATCGATCGCCAGCGCCGGCGCGCCGCACTTCAACCCGGTCTTCTTCCACGGCGATTACGGCGTGGGCAAAACCCACCTGCTCGCCGCGATCGCCCATGCGGTGGAACTCGGGGAGTCCCGCCGCCGCGCGCTCTACCTGACCGCCGAGGAGTTCCTGAACGGCTTCCAGTCCGCGCTGCGCGCCCGCGACGTCCAGCCCTTCAAGGATCTGGTGCGCGACTGCGACGTGCTGTTGATCGACGACGTGCACTTCATCGCCGGCAAGACCGCAACCGAGCTCGAATTCCTTCAGACGATCAACGCGCTGGTCGCCGCCGACAAGCAGGTCGTGCTCGCCAGCCACTGCGCGCCGGCCGAGCTGAACTTCAACGACCGGCGTCTGCGCGACATCCTGTCGGGCGGCTTCGCCTGCCCGCTGGCCGGACCCGATCTCGACCTGCGGCGCAAGATCGTCGACTGCAAGATCGCCCAGGCCCGCGGCTTCTGGCCCGACCTGGACGTGCCCGAGACGGTGCGCGACTTCCTGGCCGCCCGGGTGACCAGCTCGGCGCGCGAGCTCGAGGGCGTCCTCAACAACGTGATCGTGCGCACCGCCTTTCTGGGCCATCAGGTGACGCTGGACGCGGTCGAAGAGGCGCTGGGCGAGCTGCCCGTGCGCAGCGAGAAGCGCGTCACGGTCGACGACATCCAGAAGGCGACGGCGGCCTATTTCGACATCGCGGTGGAGGACATCCTGTCCAAGCGCCGCACCAAGACCGTCGTCCGGCCGCGTCATATCGCGATGTATCTGGCCAAGACCATGACCACGCGTTCGCTGCCGGACATCGGCCGGCGCTTCGGCGGCCGCGACCACTCCACGGTGATCCACGCGGTCACCAAGATGACCGAACAGATGACCTCCGACGCCGCTCTGGCCGAGGACATCGAGGCCGTCCGCCGCCGTCTGCGCGGCTAA
- the dnaN gene encoding DNA polymerase III subunit beta, which yields MKLTIERATLLKALGHVQAVVERRNTIPILSNVLINAQGGFARFTATDLDMEIVEEAEAKTEREGVVTAPAHTLYEIARKLPEGSEVTLEIGGEDPRLTLSAGRSRFNLPVLPPGDFPVMPSEDLAVSFAAPASEIARLIDKTRFAVSTEETRFYLNGIHLHAADRDGRKTLRAVATDGHRLALAETDLPDGAAGMPAVIVPRKPIQELRRLLEDLDGDVEVSVSEGKIRFQLGAAVLTSKLIDGTFPDYERVIPRGNDKILRIDRAPFAQAVDRVATISQEKSRSVKLALSDGQLVLTVNNPESGAASEELAADYTSDEMAIGFNARYLLDVAGQIEGDEAVFEFADSGSPTRVTDSGDPDAEYVLMPLRV from the coding sequence ATGAAGCTCACCATCGAGCGCGCGACGCTGCTCAAGGCCCTCGGTCACGTTCAGGCCGTCGTCGAACGGCGCAACACCATCCCGATCCTGTCAAACGTGCTGATCAACGCACAGGGCGGGTTCGCCCGCTTCACCGCGACCGATCTCGACATGGAGATCGTCGAGGAGGCCGAGGCCAAGACCGAGCGCGAGGGCGTGGTCACCGCCCCCGCCCACACGCTTTACGAGATCGCGCGCAAGCTGCCCGAGGGCAGCGAGGTGACCCTCGAGATCGGCGGCGAGGATCCCCGCCTGACGCTCTCGGCGGGCCGGTCGCGCTTCAACCTGCCGGTCCTGCCGCCGGGCGATTTCCCGGTCATGCCGAGCGAGGACCTCGCGGTGAGCTTCGCCGCGCCGGCCAGCGAGATCGCGCGCCTGATCGACAAGACCCGCTTCGCGGTCTCCACCGAGGAGACGCGGTTCTATCTCAACGGCATCCATCTGCACGCCGCCGACCGCGACGGCCGCAAGACGCTGCGCGCGGTGGCGACCGACGGCCACCGCCTGGCGCTGGCGGAGACCGACCTGCCCGACGGCGCGGCCGGCATGCCGGCGGTCATTGTGCCGCGCAAGCCGATTCAGGAGCTGCGCCGCCTGCTCGAGGATCTCGACGGCGACGTCGAGGTGTCGGTCAGCGAAGGCAAGATCCGCTTCCAGCTCGGCGCAGCGGTGCTGACTTCGAAACTCATCGACGGCACCTTCCCCGACTATGAGCGGGTCATCCCGCGCGGCAACGACAAGATCCTGCGCATCGACCGCGCGCCGTTCGCCCAGGCCGTCGACCGGGTCGCCACGATCAGCCAGGAAAAGTCGCGCTCGGTGAAGCTCGCTTTGTCGGACGGCCAGCTCGTGCTGACGGTCAACAACCCCGAAAGCGGGGCGGCGAGCGAGGAGCTGGCGGCGGACTACACCAGCGACGAGATGGCGATCGGCTTCAACGCCCGCTATCTGCTGGACGTGGCCGGCCAGATCGAGGGCGATGAAGCCGTGTTCGAGTTCGCCGATTCCGGCTCGCCCACGCGGGTGACGGACTCCGGCGATCCCGACGCCGAATACGTGCTGATGCCGCTCAGGGTGTGA
- the recF gene encoding DNA replication/repair protein RecF, whose protein sequence is MSPDPATSPAPERPAVTRLKLTGFRNYARLDLALDARPVALFGPNGAGKTNLVEAVSFLGPGRGVRAAGSDAVRMKTADGPAPVWAVYAEAMTRQGAVSLATGSDPAEPSRRKTRLDGAAATQGELARLFPMVWLTPREDRLWAGPRADRLKFFDRLVLAGAPDHAAEASAYEKAQRERQRLLDRLEEGGRADPGWLDALESEMAARGVALAAARLDALARLQAEIDARPDSAFPKADLALEGVLEARLGEGMKAGEAEDWFADALASARRRDGAAGRALTGPHRTELAARHREKDQPAADCSTGEQKALVLGLALAQAGAVKASLGAAPVLIFDEACAHLDAARRAGLAEAILALDVQAWLTGVEPVLFEPFGEDAQRIAVVEGTARRVDA, encoded by the coding sequence GTGAGCCCCGATCCCGCCACCTCTCCCGCGCCGGAGCGTCCGGCGGTCACCCGGCTGAAGCTCACCGGCTTTCGCAATTACGCCCGGCTCGATCTCGCGCTGGACGCGCGGCCCGTCGCGCTGTTCGGGCCCAACGGCGCGGGCAAGACCAATCTCGTCGAGGCGGTGAGCTTCCTGGGCCCCGGCCGCGGCGTGCGCGCGGCGGGCTCCGACGCGGTGCGCATGAAGACCGCCGACGGCCCCGCCCCGGTCTGGGCGGTCTACGCCGAGGCGATGACGCGGCAAGGCGCGGTGAGCCTCGCCACCGGCTCGGACCCCGCCGAACCCTCCCGGCGCAAGACCCGGCTCGACGGCGCGGCGGCGACGCAAGGCGAGCTTGCGCGCCTGTTTCCCATGGTCTGGCTCACCCCGCGCGAGGACCGGCTCTGGGCGGGGCCGCGCGCGGACCGGCTGAAATTCTTCGACCGGCTGGTGCTCGCCGGCGCGCCCGATCACGCCGCCGAAGCCTCCGCCTATGAAAAGGCGCAGCGCGAACGCCAGCGCCTGCTCGACCGGCTCGAAGAAGGCGGCCGCGCCGATCCCGGCTGGCTCGACGCGCTGGAATCTGAAATGGCCGCGCGCGGCGTGGCTCTAGCCGCCGCAAGGCTCGACGCGCTCGCACGGCTTCAGGCCGAGATCGACGCCCGGCCCGACAGCGCCTTCCCAAAGGCCGATCTCGCGCTTGAAGGCGTGCTCGAAGCCCGGCTGGGCGAAGGCATGAAGGCGGGCGAGGCCGAGGACTGGTTCGCAGACGCGCTCGCCTCCGCCCGCCGCCGCGACGGCGCGGCGGGCCGTGCGCTGACCGGGCCGCACCGCACCGAGCTCGCCGCCCGGCACCGGGAGAAGGATCAGCCGGCTGCAGACTGCTCCACCGGCGAGCAGAAGGCGCTCGTGCTCGGCCTCGCGCTGGCGCAGGCCGGCGCGGTGAAGGCGAGCCTGGGCGCAGCGCCCGTGCTCATCTTCGACGAAGCCTGCGCGCATCTCGACGCCGCACGGCGGGCGGGCCTGGCCGAGGCGATCCTGGCGCTCGACGTTCAGGCCTGGCTCACCGGCGTGGAGCCGGTCCTGTTCGAACCCTTCGGCGAAGACGCCCAGCGCATCGCGGTGGTCGAGGGCACGGCGCGGCGGGTGGACGCCTAG
- the thpR gene encoding RNA 2',3'-cyclic phosphodiesterase, with protein MPLGLMSLRVFAALPAPEPIVDAAADLMDQVPGAKWRPLENLHVTLAFYGELDEPVIEELDHELAAISCPPFAWRLKGVGRFGKAEPHALWAGVEAGPELTDLARRCRKAGGRAGVEMERRAFIPHLTLAYLERGVDPVRVQRFEQRWSMLETEPVMADRFHLYASHNRKPGQPNLYEAVADYPLAGR; from the coding sequence ATGCCCCTTGGGCTCATGTCCTTGCGCGTCTTCGCCGCCCTTCCCGCGCCCGAACCGATCGTCGACGCGGCTGCGGACCTGATGGATCAGGTGCCCGGCGCGAAATGGCGGCCGCTGGAAAACCTTCACGTCACGCTCGCCTTCTACGGCGAGCTCGACGAGCCGGTGATCGAGGAACTCGATCATGAGCTTGCGGCGATCTCCTGCCCGCCTTTCGCGTGGCGGCTGAAGGGCGTAGGCCGGTTCGGCAAGGCCGAGCCGCACGCGCTCTGGGCCGGGGTGGAGGCAGGCCCGGAGCTCACTGATCTGGCGCGCCGCTGCCGCAAGGCGGGCGGACGTGCGGGCGTGGAGATGGAGCGCCGGGCCTTCATCCCGCACCTCACGCTCGCCTATCTCGAGCGCGGGGTGGACCCGGTGCGCGTGCAGCGCTTCGAGCAGCGCTGGTCGATGCTGGAGACCGAGCCGGTCATGGCGGACCGGTTTCACCTCTACGCCAGCCATAACCGCAAGCCGGGCCAGCCCAATCTCTACGAGGCCGTCGCCGACTACCCGCTGGCCGGGCGCTAG
- a CDS encoding Bax inhibitor-1/YccA family protein, which yields MNQFNRTAYDARALDTSVDEGLRRFMLGVYNKMGLGLLLSAALAYIVGTVTPVTQLVFGTPLLYVVQFGPIALLFGSMFFMRNPSPVGAAVLYWAVVSLIGAGLGVWVMLATSGVQAETLTGSLSITFGTIAQAFVITAAAFFALSLFGYTTKRNLQPLSSFLFMGIIGVLVISLINVFFIESSGLQWLIQFAILGLMAGVVAFQTQNLKIMYHEVAGDERSMAVMTYYGALNLYIAFVNMFQVILMMLGNRE from the coding sequence ATGAACCAGTTTAACCGCACCGCCTATGACGCGCGCGCGCTCGACACCTCGGTCGACGAGGGTCTGCGCCGCTTCATGCTTGGGGTCTACAACAAGATGGGCCTGGGGCTGCTGCTGTCGGCGGCGCTGGCCTATATCGTCGGCACGGTGACCCCGGTCACCCAGCTCGTGTTCGGCACCCCGCTTCTCTACGTCGTCCAGTTCGGCCCGATCGCCCTGCTGTTCGGCTCGATGTTCTTCATGCGCAACCCCTCGCCGGTGGGCGCGGCGGTCCTTTACTGGGCCGTGGTCTCGCTGATCGGCGCCGGGCTCGGCGTGTGGGTCATGCTCGCCACCTCCGGCGTGCAGGCCGAGACCCTGACCGGATCGCTGTCGATCACCTTCGGCACGATCGCGCAGGCCTTCGTGATCACCGCGGCGGCGTTCTTCGCGCTGTCGCTGTTCGGCTACACCACGAAGCGCAATCTGCAGCCGCTCTCGAGCTTCCTGTTCATGGGGATCATCGGGGTTCTGGTGATCAGCCTGATCAACGTGTTCTTCATCGAGAGCTCGGGGCTTCAGTGGCTGATCCAGTTCGCCATTCTGGGCCTGATGGCCGGCGTGGTGGCGTTCCAGACGCAGAACCTGAAGATCATGTATCACGAGGTCGCCGGCGACGAGCGGTCCATGGCCGTGATGACCTATTACGGCGCGCTGAACCTCTACATCGCCTTCGTGAACATGTTCCAGGTCATCCTGATGATGCTGGGCAATCGCGAATAG
- a CDS encoding DUF2794 domain-containing protein: MQHGVAGRAPDPVMFHRTELDAILRVYGMMVAGGEWRDYAIDGLGDRAEFAIFRHAAEFPVYRIVKTPADARRQGAYKIVAAGGAILKRGHDLAQVLKVFDNQLKRLSWKGLS, translated from the coding sequence ATGCAGCACGGCGTAGCCGGCAGGGCTCCCGATCCGGTGATGTTTCACCGCACCGAACTCGACGCGATCCTGCGCGTGTACGGCATGATGGTCGCCGGCGGCGAGTGGCGCGACTACGCCATAGACGGGCTCGGCGACCGGGCCGAGTTCGCCATCTTCCGCCATGCCGCTGAGTTTCCGGTCTACCGCATCGTGAAGACCCCCGCCGACGCCCGCCGTCAGGGCGCCTACAAGATCGTCGCGGCCGGCGGCGCGATCCTCAAGCGCGGCCACGATCTGGCTCAGGTGCTGAAGGTCTTCGACAACCAGCTCAAACGTCTGAGCTGGAAAGGGCTGAGCTGA